The Desulfatiglans sp. DNA window CCGGTGTAAAAACCAGGGTGCTCATGCTATCGGCAACCCCTGTAAATAATCGTTTCACTGATCTTAAAAATCAACTCGCACTTGTATTTGAAGGCCAGACAGGGGAAGTAGACGAAAAAATGGATATGGGCAAATCAATCGACATTACTTTAAAAAACGCCCAGAAGACATTCAACGAGTGGGCGAAAATGCCTATTGATGAAAGAACCAGCCTCCAACTCCTAAACCGGTTGAATACAAACTTTGATTTTTTTAAATTACTTGACAGTGTGACTATTGCGCGTAGTCGAAGGCATATAGAAAAATATTATGACTCAGATAAGATCGGTAAGTTCCCAAACAGATTAAAACCCATCACACACCATGCAAATATTACCGAACTTCCTGACTTTATAAAAATTTCAGATTTGTACAAAGAACTTTCACGGCTCAATATGGCAATATATTCTCCTTTTGAATATATCCTTGATAATAAAAAAGGGTTTTACAGCGAGATATACGATACAAAGTTAAGGGAAGATACAAGTTTCAAACAGGCGCATCGTGAAAAAAGCCTGCAAACCCTCATGCGTGTAAACCTGCTTAAAAGACTTGAGAGCTCTGTGGACTCATTCAGGATAACCCTCAAAAAATTCATAAAAGAAATTGAAAAGACGATATTTGCCATTGAGGATTTCGAAAAATGCGGAGGGCAGGCATTTACAACTGCTACACAATTTGAAGATATAGATCTGGATGCTGACAGCGATGACTGGCTTGATGACGAATTCAGCATTGGTGATAAAATTAAGATTAATCTTTCTGACATGAACACAGCCGGGTGGAAGGAAGATCTTCAGGCAGATTATTACATTGCAGCAGAACTGCTTGAAGAGATGGAACGGATTACACCTGAACACGACGCGAAATTGAAACTGTTAAAGGATGTAATAGCAGAAAAGGTTAATAACCCCATAAACACGGGCAATAAAAAGGTACTTATTTTTAGCGCCTTTGCCGACACAGTAAACTATTTATACACCAATATTTCGGGTTATGTTAAGGGGCAGTTCGGGCTTGAATCTGCCAAGATATTGGGCACTGACAAGAACAGCACAACCCTTAACATCAACTCTGGTTTTAATAACCTGCTTATAAATTTTTCACCAAGGTCAAAGGAGAGAAGGAATAAGGATGTCCCTGAAATAGACATACTGATAGCTACTGACTGTATCTCCGAAGGTCAGAACCTTCAGGATTGCGATACCCTGATAAATTATGACATACACTGGAATCCGGTAAAAATCATACAGCGTTTCGGGCGAATAGATAGAATTGGCTCCATTAATAAAGATATCCAGCTCATTAACTTCTGGCCTCAGCTATCTCTTGATGATTACATAAATCTTAAAAGCCGTGTTGAGAGCAAAATGTTCATGGTGGATGTAACTGCAACAGGTGAAGATAATGTGCTTACAAACAAATCGTCGGATTTGCTTTTTAGGAAAAAACAGCTTGAAAGGTTGCAGGAAGAGGTGGTTGATATTGAAGAAATGGGATCAGGTGTTTCAATCACTGATTTAGGGCTTAATGATTTCCGCATGGACCTTGTAAGTTATATTGAAAAGAATGGCAGCCTGGACAGCATTTCCAATGGTATGCATACTGTTTGCATGAAGGACACCAATAAAGGTATTGATGAAGGTGTCATCTATGTACTAAAGAACATCAACAATGAGGTAAATATTGACAGCACCAACCAGCTTCATCCTTTTTACCTTGTATATATCAAAGAAAATGGTGAAATCGTATCCAATCACCTCAACGTAAAAGAAACACTTGATATCCTCAGGGCTATTTCAAAAGGTTATGATAAACCGATAAAAACTGTATATGAAAAGTTTAATGATGAAACAGATGATGGCAGAAAAATGGAAAAGTATTCATCCCTTTTGAATAAAGCAATAGAATCTATCATCTCGGTTAAAGATGAAAGCGAGGTTGACAGCCTTTTTTCGAAAGGCGGCACAACTGCCCGTGTAAGAACCATTAAGGGGCTTGAGGATTTTGAGTTATTGACCTTTGCGGTGGTTAAATAATGGTGAATGTTGAGTTGAGGCTGCCCGACCAGGCGTATGTAAACAAATTTGTTCCAAAGAACAAATTCTATGAACGGGCACATTTAAGCGCCAGATTACAAAAGGAGTTTACAGATAAAATCCAGCGTATAACCTGGAAATTCAAGCTTTCCGAAGAGACAATCGGCATATCAAAAACCGAAGGGGTAACTGAAATACAGATATTCGAGCTTGAACTGAAGGTACAGGATATACCTGTTAAGGCATTAAAGATTATTGATAAGACAATCCCATATCAGATACTTTATAAATTTACCTGTAAAGATTCTGTGGCCTGGGGTATAACCCTGAAGGATGGAACCAAGGCAGAGAGATACTACTTTTCAGAATGGGATGAACCGGTTTCATTTGATTTCACGGGCATTGATCTTGAAAAGGTGTATCAGAAACTTGTAAAGGCATTTATAGGAAATCACGCAAAAAATGGAGTCAGCTTCAGCGAGATAATTGCTGTAGATGCCAAAATATTGTTACTGGAAAAGGAAATAGCCGGGCTTGAGAAAAAGATCGCCAAAGAAAAACAGTTTAACCGCAAGGTCGAGATACACAAGGTTTTACTGGAGAAAAGAGAACAGCTTAAAAGGCTAAAACCATGAGCCACGAAATCCATAAAAAAGCACGAAAAGTTTTTCTTTTGTAATTTTCGTATTTTTCGTTGTTAAAGAGGGAAAAGATGAAAGCGACTATTAAAGCAAAAGGAAAGGAAATCGCAGTTATCTCCAGGGGGGATGAGAATGACTATATTTCATTGACCGATATTGCGAGATACAAAAATCCGGATGAACCAAAAGATGTTGTCAAAAATTGGATGCGAAGCCGCAGCACCATAGAATTTCTTGGCCTTTGGGAACAGTTAAATAATCCTGATTTTAAAGGGGTCGAATTCGACTCCTTTTTGCACGAATCCGGATCAAATGCCTTTACCCTGTCTCCGCAAAAGTGGATTTCGGCTACAAATGCTATTGGGGTTATCTCCAGATCAGGAAAATCTGGCGGCACATTTGCTCATAAGGATATCGCTTTTGAGTTTGCATCATGGGTTTCTGCCGAATTTAAACTTTATATTATCAAGGATTATCAACGTCTAAAAGCAGATGAAAACAGCCGGATTTCTCTCGAATGGAACATTAACAGGACTATTTCCAAAATCAATTATAAGATACATACGGATGCCATTAAGGAAAAATTAATACCTAAACTTGTATCAAAAAAACAGCAGACGCATACTTATGCAAATGAAGCGGATATGTTAAATGTAGCGCTTTTTGGCCATACTGCCAGGGAATGGAAAGATAAAAATCCTAACAGCCAAGGCAATATGCGCGATGAGGCAAATATCCCGCAGCTTATCGTCCTCTCCAATATGGAAAGCATGAATGCCGAATTAATAAAACAGGGAATGCCTCAAAATAAAAGGCTGTTGACGCTAAACAAAATGGCTATTGATCAAATGACCACTATACTGGGAAGCCCGGCAGTGAAACAACTGGAAGGAGTTAAATAAATGGATAAGCTTAAAATGCAGACACCGGACAGGACACAGGAAAACATTGAGCGGATTGCGAAGCTGTTTCCGAACGTGATTACAGAAGTTGAAGACGAAACCGCGAAAGACGCGAAAGGCACAAAAAAATATAAAAAAGTTGTGGATTTTGATCTGCTGCGGCAGATGCTATCCGGTATTCTTGTCGAGGGTGGTGATGAACGTTATCGGCTTGACTGGCCTGGAAAAAAGGCATCTCTTCTCAAAGCAAATATACCTATTACCAAAACGCTCAGACCATGCAGGGAAGAGAGTGTGAACTTTGATACCACAGAGAATATTTATATTGAAGGCGATAACTTTGAAGTTTTAAAGATTTTACAGGAAAGTTACCTGGGCAAGATAAAGGTGATCATTATTGATCCGCCATACAATACAGGTAATGATTTTATTTACAAGGATGATTTTAAGAAGAGCAAAGATGAGTATGAGGAAGAGATCGGCGTGGAGGATGAAGAGGGTGGAAAGCTGTTCAGGAATACAGACAGTAATGGGAGGTTCCATTCTGACTGGTTGAGTATGATGTATGAAAGGCTGATTGTGGCTAGGGACTTATTGAGAGGTGATGGGGTTATATTTATCAGCATTGATGATAATGAAGTTCATAATGTGCGGAAAATATGTGATGACATTTTTGGGGAGGAGAATTTTATAGGAGATTTTATTAAGAAATCCAAAGTCGGAGGTGGTTCTGATAGTAAATATATAGCTACAGAACATGAGTATATAGTTTCATACTCAAAAAATATTACAGAATTACCAGAGATGTTTGAAGCCCATGATGATGAATACTTAAAAAGATACAAAGAAGCTGATGAAAAGGGGAGATTTTTTTGGGATACTTTTGCAAGGCCAGGATTAAAAAACCCTATTAATTATGACATCGAAACGCCAGATGGATCATTAATAAATGGTGATTGGATATGGTCAAAGAAGAGATATGAAAATGCTTATAATAATAAAGAAATAAAAATAATTAAAAAACAGGATGGGAGCTATTCTGTACACTTTAAACAGTATTTAAATCTAAGTGGAAAAAAGCCAAGAAGCATGTCAAGCAATTTTGGCGGAACATATGATGGTAAAAAAGAAGTTGTGAGCTTATTTAATTCGGATAAAATATTTTCTTACCCAAAATCGACAATGCATATAAAAAAATTATTAGAAATAATAGCTCCCCGCCCAAATGATACCATACTCGATTTCTTCTCCGGCTCCTCAACAACAGCCCATGCAGTGATGCAACTCAACGCCGAGGATGGCCTGAACCTAAAATTTATCATGGTGCAGATTCCTGAGCCATGTGATGAAAATAGTGAAGCTTATAAAGCTGGGTATAAAACCATTGCGGATATAGGTAAAGAACGCATCCGACGTGCAGGTAAAAAAATCCTTCAGGAACTGGAAGGTAAGAAAATTATGAATGGTGAATTGCCAATGGTGAATGGAAAGTCAGAAAAGCAGAAATCACTGTTCGAGGATAAAAACAATTCAACATTCACAATTCATAATTCACAATTAGACTTCGGCTTCCGTGTCTACAAAACCGACACCACCAATATGAAAGAGGTCTTTTATCATCCCTATGACATGGATCAGAAACAGATTTCCGCTTTCATGAGTAACATAAAGGAAGACCGTACACCGGAAGACCTGCTTACCCAGGTTATTCTTGACCTTGGTCTGGAACTCAGCCTGCCCATAGAACAAAAAACAATGCATGGCAATAATGTCTTTATTGTCCAGACAAACGCTCTTGTTGCCTGTTTTGATAATGACATTGATTTTAAAATCATTGATGAGATTGCCCATATTAAACCCCTTAAGGTGGTATTTAAAGACGCAAGCTTTAAGGATGATAAAGATCGCATTAATGTGGAAGAGCGGTTTAAGAGACTTTCACCTGAAACCAGGGTCACGGTGCTGTAAATATGAAATTACAATTCAAACAACAACCCTATCAAGCCGATGCCGCCATGGCGGTTGTCCGATGTTTTGAAGGACAGCCAAAAGGTTCAAGAAAAGAAACAATAGGGCGATCCGGGTTTATTGCCCATGAAATATTTTCAAATAAAAAGATAGAGATTACCGAGGAAGATATTCTTAAAAATGTAAAGGAGATACAAAAGGAACAGGGGTTAAAGCCAAGCAGCCAATTGGATGGTCTTAATTTTACAATAGAAATGGAGACCGGTACTGGCAAAACATATGTTTATACAAAAACAATGTATGAGCTGAACAGGCATTATGGCTGGAGTAAGTTTATTATAATGGTGCCATCTGTTGCCATACGTGAAGGAGTGCATAAATCTCTGGAGATTACAGCAGAACACTTTCAGGAGATATATGGCAAAAAAATCCGGTTTTATATCTACAATACAAAAAATAAATCAAACCTTATAAACATAAAAAACTTTGCTGATACCTCCAACATTGAAGTGATAATAATGAACTATCAGGCTTTTAATGTAAAAGAGCCTGATCAGGGCTTAAAATCAATCAGATCAGAGGCTTCACGCAAAATTTACCAACCACTTGATGCATTACAAAGTCAAAGACCGATAGATATTATAAAGCGGGCAAGACCCATATTAATCATTGATGAACCTCAACGCTTTGGTGACAAAGCAGAAAAGATATTTACTGATTACGTTTTTAACCAGCTTTTTACCATCAGGTATTCGGCTACCCATAAAAAGGATTTTAATAAAATATACAGGCTTGATGCCATAGATGCATACAACCATAAACTGGTCAAAAAGATAAACGTAAAGGGCATAGAGGTGGTAGGTAACAGTGGCACAAACAGCTACCTGTTTCTTGATAGTATCAGGATCAGTACAAAGCATTACCCGGTTGCCTACATAGAGCTTGAGGTCAAGCAGCAGAACGGCCCAGTAAAGAAGATTAAAAGGGTAGAAGAAAAAGATGACCTATTTGTGCATTCAAACGAATTGCAGGAGTATAAAGATGGTTTCGTGGTAAAGGAGATAAACGGGCTTAAGAATACTGTCACCTTTACCAATGGCATTGAAATACATGTTGGCCAGACAATAGGAGATGTTGACGAAGAGCATGTAAGGCGTATCCAGATAAGGGAAACAATAAGATCTCATATTGAAAAGGAAAGGGTCATGTTCCCTAAAGGCATAAAGGTGCTTTCTCTATTTTTTATAGATGAGGTAGCCAAATACCGCCTTTATGATAAAAACAATAATCAGCTTAAGGGGCAGTATGAAGAGATATTTGAACAGGAATATAAAGACGCGATAAGCCAGTTAACCCTTTTTGATGAAGAATATAACAAATACCTCTTAACGCACCCTGCTGAAAAGGTTCATCAGGGGTATTTTTCTATTGATAAGACAGGCAGGTTCATCGATTCCAAAGAAAAACGTGCTGAAAGCGGAAGCGACGATGAAAGCGCTTATGACCTGATCATGAAAAACAAAGAAAAGTTATTGAGTTTTAGCGAACCCACCCGCTTCATTTTTTCACACTCTGCCCTCCGTGAAGGCTGGGATAACCCCAACGTGTTCCAGATATGCACACTAAAACACAGCCAGTCTTCAATAAGTAAAAGGCAGGAGATAGGCCGTGGCTTACGCATATGTGTTAATGAACACGGCGAAAGGATGGATGAATCAGTACTTGAAAATGACTTTTTCAACGTTAATAAATTAACTGTTGTAGCAAGCGAATCATATGACAGCTTTGCCCGTGAACTCCAGCAGGAGATTGTGGAGTCTCTGTCCGAACGTCCTGTTAAGTTTACAACAGAAGTGCTGGTTGACCGGGTTCTTACAAATGAGAAAGGTGATAAATTTGTATTTGATAGTCAGGCATCAATGGATTTGATCTTTGATTTAAAAATGAAGGGTTATGTTGATAAAGATTATCTGATAACAGATGAACTGATACAAGATATTGAAAATAAAAAATTCAAAGTGCCTGAAAGGTTCAGCGGCTTTCAATTTCCCATAGAAAATCTTCTACAGAATATCTACACTACTGCTAATTACAGGGCAGCTGACAATGAAAAGGCTGACAATATCAAAGAGGCAGTACTTAAGCCGAACGAGAATTTTGCCAAAAAGGAATTTCAGGACCTCTGGAAAAAGATAAAGGTAAAAACTGTCTATGAGGTGGATTTTGAAAGCGCAGAACTTATAGAAAAGTGCATTGACGCCATTGAAAAAAAATTAACTGTAAAAAAGGTAATAATAAATATATCTGATGGCGAACAGAAAGACAGGATAGACGAGGAGAGCCTTAGATCAGGTGAAAGCATGCAGAAGCTTAAAAACATAACTGAAAAGGCAGACTCCCTGCTTGGGGCTTTAAAATATGATCTGATAGGTGAAGTAGCAAAAGAAACAAGGCTTACAAGAAAAACCATAGCGGCCATATTGATGGGGTTGCGGGAAAAAACGTTCTATAATTTTAAGGTAAACCCTGAAAGTTTTATAAAAGGGGTTTCAAATCTTATCAATGCGGAAAAGGCAGCAACACTCATCAATAATATTACCTACTCAAAGACAGACAAAACCTATGATGACAACATCTTTACTATAAATAATTTTAAAGGTTCGTTGAAGGAGAACATCCTACAGGTAAAAAAGCATATTTATGACTACCTTAAAACAGATTCAGACAAGGAGAGGACCTTTGCCGGGGATCTGGAATGTGAAGAGGTGCTTGTTTATGCCAAGCTCCCATCAGGTTTTAAAATCCCCACACCCATAGGTAATTACAACCCGGACTGGGCGATTGTGTTTGATACAAACAAATTCAAGTATGTCTATTTTATTGCAGAGACCAAAGGGACTATGGAAACCCTGCAAACAAGGCCAATAGAATTGAAAAAAATAGACTACGCAAAAAAACATTTTGAGGCGCTGGGCCATAAAGATATTAAGTACGATGTCATTGATTCATACGCTTCTTTAAAAGACAAGATTATGGTGTAAAAGCATTTACTTGGGTGAGTGAGCGTGACATCCTAAAATGATTAGGAAATCTAAATTATCTTAATTACCAATTTTTTTGCAGTTTTATTTATATGGAATTTAGTGGGTATAAATAGGGTCTCAAAAATTAAATATTTTAAGAAAAACGATAGAGTCGCGTCTTTACTATTGGCAGATTTGAACCACAGTCTTAGGGAGGAAAACTAGAAAACGAAAGTAAAGATATAAAAAGAAACACCCATCCGCTCCAGCAAAGGTAGAAGGTAGGTGAATGGACTTATTAGTAGTATAGAAATTATACAGATAGGTTATCCATTGTTTGATGGCCTTCCTCAAAGAGTGGATACTGCTAAACGAATGAAAGGAAAAATTTCAGAAATGGAAAAAATCAATTTCACAGAAGGATGTTTATATCTCAACAGGAGAGGCGCCTTCAAGGTACTTTCAATAGATGGTGATGAAATGCGTATCCTCTTCATAAGAGATAATGAAATAGTTACGACAACTAAAAGCTTCCAAAGCAATGTAATTCAGCAACGTTTAAAAGAGCTAAGACTCGAAGATGAACGCTTTGTTAAAGAGAGCTCAAAAAAACACAACCCTAACGTTGCACCTCCTGATATATACTGTGGTGCGCCTGGCCTTGGTAAAAGGAGGTAAATGAAATGTGAAATGGGGGTCGTACCTCATAACATCAATTGTGCAGGATAAAAGATAACAGGTTAAAAGGTCTTTCAGAAACAGAATTACAGAACCCTTGATTTTGAGTTTGACCTTATCTTTGTGAACAGTGGCAACAACCTGGATTCTCCGGTCAAAGCCGGAGAATGACGGGTTGTGTATGGGAAACCTGAAGGTTGGTGAAGAGAAATGGAAGGTGCGGGTTATGGAGGGAGAATTTAAGAAAAGTATGTGGGAGACAGAATAATTTAAAATGGGAGTCGTACTTCAAAATATCAATTGATTTATCTGAATGAAATGCATTTTAGATGTTTACAATATCGAGGGCAGGAATCATGAAAGAAAAAGACAATCAGTGTGAAATAATACTTTATAAAACCGATGACGGCCGAATTAAAGTAGATACCATTTTCCAGAATGAAACTATATGGATTACCCAGGCACAAATGAGCGAGCTTTTTGAT harbors:
- a CDS encoding DEAD/DEAH box helicase family protein — translated: MIKSFNNKTEKVGDDFKKEITKGSKLEVAASIFTIYGFECLKSELKKIEELKFIFTDPTFVEIDKNNRESRQFKISATQRQKAISGSVFEINLKNELKGRAIARECRKWIEDKVSFRTNIGNKYIQPHITLETNERKFVYMGINEFSSAGFGYEKDNSILNQVIKTDDFDTTKQYIQNFEEIWDDSNILKEITDEVACYISNLYKENSPEFIYYLTLYNIFDEFLEDISEDELANEKTGFKESVIWNKLYDFQRDAVLGLINKLERHNGCILADSVGLGKTFTALGVIKYYQERNRTVLVLCPKKLGDNWQTFLNNYDDNPLIKDRFNYDVLYHTDLLRETGDTNGIDLSRINWSNYDLVVIDESHNFRNNSPRKDRVTRYQKLLNDVMKSGVKTRVLMLSATPVNNRFTDLKNQLALVFEGQTGEVDEKMDMGKSIDITLKNAQKTFNEWAKMPIDERTSLQLLNRLNTNFDFFKLLDSVTIARSRRHIEKYYDSDKIGKFPNRLKPITHHANITELPDFIKISDLYKELSRLNMAIYSPFEYILDNKKGFYSEIYDTKLREDTSFKQAHREKSLQTLMRVNLLKRLESSVDSFRITLKKFIKEIEKTIFAIEDFEKCGGQAFTTATQFEDIDLDADSDDWLDDEFSIGDKIKINLSDMNTAGWKEDLQADYYIAAELLEEMERITPEHDAKLKLLKDVIAEKVNNPINTGNKKVLIFSAFADTVNYLYTNISGYVKGQFGLESAKILGTDKNSTTLNINSGFNNLLINFSPRSKERRNKDVPEIDILIATDCISEGQNLQDCDTLINYDIHWNPVKIIQRFGRIDRIGSINKDIQLINFWPQLSLDDYINLKSRVESKMFMVDVTATGEDNVLTNKSSDLLFRKKQLERLQEEVVDIEEMGSGVSITDLGLNDFRMDLVSYIEKNGSLDSISNGMHTVCMKDTNKGIDEGVIYVLKNINNEVNIDSTNQLHPFYLVYIKENGEIVSNHLNVKETLDILRAISKGYDKPIKTVYEKFNDETDDGRKMEKYSSLLNKAIESIISVKDESEVDSLFSKGGTTARVRTIKGLEDFELLTFAVVK
- a CDS encoding DUF4391 domain-containing protein — translated: MNVELRLPDQAYVNKFVPKNKFYERAHLSARLQKEFTDKIQRITWKFKLSEETIGISKTEGVTEIQIFELELKVQDIPVKALKIIDKTIPYQILYKFTCKDSVAWGITLKDGTKAERYYFSEWDEPVSFDFTGIDLEKVYQKLVKAFIGNHAKNGVSFSEIIAVDAKILLLEKEIAGLEKKIAKEKQFNRKVEIHKVLLEKREQLKRLKP
- a CDS encoding KilA-N domain-containing protein; the protein is MKATIKAKGKEIAVISRGDENDYISLTDIARYKNPDEPKDVVKNWMRSRSTIEFLGLWEQLNNPDFKGVEFDSFLHESGSNAFTLSPQKWISATNAIGVISRSGKSGGTFAHKDIAFEFASWVSAEFKLYIIKDYQRLKADENSRISLEWNINRTISKINYKIHTDAIKEKLIPKLVSKKQQTHTYANEADMLNVALFGHTAREWKDKNPNSQGNMRDEANIPQLIVLSNMESMNAELIKQGMPQNKRLLTLNKMAIDQMTTILGSPAVKQLEGVK
- a CDS encoding site-specific DNA-methyltransferase, with protein sequence MDKLKMQTPDRTQENIERIAKLFPNVITEVEDETAKDAKGTKKYKKVVDFDLLRQMLSGILVEGGDERYRLDWPGKKASLLKANIPITKTLRPCREESVNFDTTENIYIEGDNFEVLKILQESYLGKIKVIIIDPPYNTGNDFIYKDDFKKSKDEYEEEIGVEDEEGGKLFRNTDSNGRFHSDWLSMMYERLIVARDLLRGDGVIFISIDDNEVHNVRKICDDIFGEENFIGDFIKKSKVGGGSDSKYIATEHEYIVSYSKNITELPEMFEAHDDEYLKRYKEADEKGRFFWDTFARPGLKNPINYDIETPDGSLINGDWIWSKKRYENAYNNKEIKIIKKQDGSYSVHFKQYLNLSGKKPRSMSSNFGGTYDGKKEVVSLFNSDKIFSYPKSTMHIKKLLEIIAPRPNDTILDFFSGSSTTAHAVMQLNAEDGLNLKFIMVQIPEPCDENSEAYKAGYKTIADIGKERIRRAGKKILQELEGKKIMNGELPMVNGKSEKQKSLFEDKNNSTFTIHNSQLDFGFRVYKTDTTNMKEVFYHPYDMDQKQISAFMSNIKEDRTPEDLLTQVILDLGLELSLPIEQKTMHGNNVFIVQTNALVACFDNDIDFKIIDEIAHIKPLKVVFKDASFKDDKDRINVEERFKRLSPETRVTVL
- a CDS encoding DEAD/DEAH box helicase family protein produces the protein MKLQFKQQPYQADAAMAVVRCFEGQPKGSRKETIGRSGFIAHEIFSNKKIEITEEDILKNVKEIQKEQGLKPSSQLDGLNFTIEMETGTGKTYVYTKTMYELNRHYGWSKFIIMVPSVAIREGVHKSLEITAEHFQEIYGKKIRFYIYNTKNKSNLINIKNFADTSNIEVIIMNYQAFNVKEPDQGLKSIRSEASRKIYQPLDALQSQRPIDIIKRARPILIIDEPQRFGDKAEKIFTDYVFNQLFTIRYSATHKKDFNKIYRLDAIDAYNHKLVKKINVKGIEVVGNSGTNSYLFLDSIRISTKHYPVAYIELEVKQQNGPVKKIKRVEEKDDLFVHSNELQEYKDGFVVKEINGLKNTVTFTNGIEIHVGQTIGDVDEEHVRRIQIRETIRSHIEKERVMFPKGIKVLSLFFIDEVAKYRLYDKNNNQLKGQYEEIFEQEYKDAISQLTLFDEEYNKYLLTHPAEKVHQGYFSIDKTGRFIDSKEKRAESGSDDESAYDLIMKNKEKLLSFSEPTRFIFSHSALREGWDNPNVFQICTLKHSQSSISKRQEIGRGLRICVNEHGERMDESVLENDFFNVNKLTVVASESYDSFARELQQEIVESLSERPVKFTTEVLVDRVLTNEKGDKFVFDSQASMDLIFDLKMKGYVDKDYLITDELIQDIENKKFKVPERFSGFQFPIENLLQNIYTTANYRAADNEKADNIKEAVLKPNENFAKKEFQDLWKKIKVKTVYEVDFESAELIEKCIDAIEKKLTVKKVIINISDGEQKDRIDEESLRSGESMQKLKNITEKADSLLGALKYDLIGEVAKETRLTRKTIAAILMGLREKTFYNFKVNPESFIKGVSNLINAEKAATLINNITYSKTDKTYDDNIFTINNFKGSLKENILQVKKHIYDYLKTDSDKERTFAGDLECEEVLVYAKLPSGFKIPTPIGNYNPDWAIVFDTNKFKYVYFIAETKGTMETLQTRPIELKKIDYAKKHFEALGHKDIKYDVIDSYASLKDKIMV